In Ctenopharyngodon idella isolate HZGC_01 chromosome 20, HZGC01, whole genome shotgun sequence, the following proteins share a genomic window:
- the cep57l1 gene encoding centrosomal protein CEP57L1 isoform X1, translating to MDHLGDQSLNLDSPSKQSYVGSYYQPPETLSRPLYMNTVTDPLDRKSSGVQDISPQIYQRVPDAGSRAVIAALKTLQEKMRRLELERVQAERNIQQFSHAARHQADAIAKREPENSTRDNHSTQRKELVSKVHSAETRCSLLEKQLDYMRKMVECAERDRIAHTDRQDSLCKESKHTDPQMQAQLNKLERLEKEYLKLTSTQSMAERKIELLEQKLLEEEHERKLVQEKAEKLERELENNLLSLSVATQPKGKKKKGKASCKKSPSVKVETAQTPKAKRLPFVAGTSTSPSHSVNANVQSVLHMMKHRNPRLCERVSALQKSCPQNQRVHRRPSSSPSKAASAMGSLSELLLALQDELGQMSFEHQELVKQIDETTKRELRDDLERELDCLVKRMEEKAAQISKLRKHQQTVQKLSQPSCSPKQKPHWAASVEGKTRAQSGVQPLPPSPVKGSPSTGQKQSRSSHETLKLLRETQKLCSSLRRQDITWET from the exons ATGGATCACTTAGGAGATCAG AGTTTAAACCTGGACTCCCCATCTAAACAGAGTTATGTTGGCAGTTATTACCAGCCTCCAGAGACGTTGTCAAGGCCCCTGTACATGAACACAGTCACAGATCCACTGGACAGAAAGAGCTCAGGTGTACAGGACATCAGCCCACAGATTTATCAAAGAGTACCTGATGCTGGAAGTAGAG CAGTGATAGCAGCCCTGAAAACACTGCAGGAGAAGATGCGACGCTTGGAGCTGGAGAGAGTTCAGGCAGAGAGGAACATCCAACAATTTTCTCATGCTGCTCGACACCAGGCAGATGCAATTGCAAAGAGAGAACCAGAGAACAGCACACGAGATAATCACTCCACACAGAGGAAAG agctgGTTTCAAAAGTTCATTCTGCAGAAACACGTTGCTCTCTGCTGGAAAAACAGCTTGACTATATGAGGAAAATGGTGGAGTGtgcagagagagacagaatcgctcacacagacagacag GACTCTCTTTGCAAGGAGAGCAAACATACAGACCCACAAATGCAGGCGCAGCTCAATAAATTGGAAAGACTGGAAAAGGAGTATCTCAAACTCACTAGTACACAGTCTATGGCTGAG AGGAAGATTGAGCTCTTAGAACAGAAACTTTTAGAGGAGGAACATGAACGCAAACTTGTGCAGGAGAAAGCAGAGAAG TTGGAGCGAGAGCTTGAAAACAAtctcctctctctttctgttgcGACTCAACCTAAAGGCAAGAAAAAGAAAGGCAAGGCCTCTtgcaag AAGTCCCCTTCAGTGAAGGTGGAAACTGCCCAAACTCCTAAAGCTAAACGCCTCCCATTCGTGGCTGGAACA TCGACCAGTCCCAGCCACTCAGTCAATGCCAATGTTCAGAGTGTGTTGCATATGATGAAGCACAGAAACCCACGgttgtgtgagagagtgagcgCTCTGCAGAAGTCATGTCCTCAGAACCAGCGGGTCCATCGCAGGCCTTCGTCCTCCCCCAGCAAGGCAGCTTCCGCAATGGGTAGCCTTTCTGAACTTCTCCTCGCCCTCCAGGATGAACTGGGCCAGATGAGCTT tgAACATCAGGAGCTGGTCAAGCAGATAGACGAGACTACTAAACGAGAGCTTCGTGACGATCTGGAGCGAGAGCTGGACTGTCTGGTCAAGAGAATGGAGGAGAAAGCAGCTCAAATCTCCAAACTACGCAAACATCAGCAAACA GTTCAGAAACTCTCCCAGCCATCCTGTAGCCCCAAGCAAAAGCCACATTGGGCCGCCAGTGTAGAGGGCAAAACCAGGGCACAGAGTGGGGTACAACCATTGCCACCGTCCCCTGTCAAAGGCTCACCCAGCACGGGACAGAAACAGAGCAGGAGCAGTCATGAGACCCTGAAGCTCCTCAGAGAGACACAGAAACTGTGCTCTAGCCTCCGCAGACAGGACATCACATGGGAGACATAG
- the cep57l1 gene encoding centrosomal protein CEP57L1 isoform X2, giving the protein MSLNLDSPSKQSYVGSYYQPPETLSRPLYMNTVTDPLDRKSSGVQDISPQIYQRVPDAGSRAVIAALKTLQEKMRRLELERVQAERNIQQFSHAARHQADAIAKREPENSTRDNHSTQRKELVSKVHSAETRCSLLEKQLDYMRKMVECAERDRIAHTDRQDSLCKESKHTDPQMQAQLNKLERLEKEYLKLTSTQSMAERKIELLEQKLLEEEHERKLVQEKAEKLERELENNLLSLSVATQPKGKKKKGKASCKKSPSVKVETAQTPKAKRLPFVAGTSTSPSHSVNANVQSVLHMMKHRNPRLCERVSALQKSCPQNQRVHRRPSSSPSKAASAMGSLSELLLALQDELGQMSFEHQELVKQIDETTKRELRDDLERELDCLVKRMEEKAAQISKLRKHQQTVQKLSQPSCSPKQKPHWAASVEGKTRAQSGVQPLPPSPVKGSPSTGQKQSRSSHETLKLLRETQKLCSSLRRQDITWET; this is encoded by the exons ATG AGTTTAAACCTGGACTCCCCATCTAAACAGAGTTATGTTGGCAGTTATTACCAGCCTCCAGAGACGTTGTCAAGGCCCCTGTACATGAACACAGTCACAGATCCACTGGACAGAAAGAGCTCAGGTGTACAGGACATCAGCCCACAGATTTATCAAAGAGTACCTGATGCTGGAAGTAGAG CAGTGATAGCAGCCCTGAAAACACTGCAGGAGAAGATGCGACGCTTGGAGCTGGAGAGAGTTCAGGCAGAGAGGAACATCCAACAATTTTCTCATGCTGCTCGACACCAGGCAGATGCAATTGCAAAGAGAGAACCAGAGAACAGCACACGAGATAATCACTCCACACAGAGGAAAG agctgGTTTCAAAAGTTCATTCTGCAGAAACACGTTGCTCTCTGCTGGAAAAACAGCTTGACTATATGAGGAAAATGGTGGAGTGtgcagagagagacagaatcgctcacacagacagacag GACTCTCTTTGCAAGGAGAGCAAACATACAGACCCACAAATGCAGGCGCAGCTCAATAAATTGGAAAGACTGGAAAAGGAGTATCTCAAACTCACTAGTACACAGTCTATGGCTGAG AGGAAGATTGAGCTCTTAGAACAGAAACTTTTAGAGGAGGAACATGAACGCAAACTTGTGCAGGAGAAAGCAGAGAAG TTGGAGCGAGAGCTTGAAAACAAtctcctctctctttctgttgcGACTCAACCTAAAGGCAAGAAAAAGAAAGGCAAGGCCTCTtgcaag AAGTCCCCTTCAGTGAAGGTGGAAACTGCCCAAACTCCTAAAGCTAAACGCCTCCCATTCGTGGCTGGAACA TCGACCAGTCCCAGCCACTCAGTCAATGCCAATGTTCAGAGTGTGTTGCATATGATGAAGCACAGAAACCCACGgttgtgtgagagagtgagcgCTCTGCAGAAGTCATGTCCTCAGAACCAGCGGGTCCATCGCAGGCCTTCGTCCTCCCCCAGCAAGGCAGCTTCCGCAATGGGTAGCCTTTCTGAACTTCTCCTCGCCCTCCAGGATGAACTGGGCCAGATGAGCTT tgAACATCAGGAGCTGGTCAAGCAGATAGACGAGACTACTAAACGAGAGCTTCGTGACGATCTGGAGCGAGAGCTGGACTGTCTGGTCAAGAGAATGGAGGAGAAAGCAGCTCAAATCTCCAAACTACGCAAACATCAGCAAACA GTTCAGAAACTCTCCCAGCCATCCTGTAGCCCCAAGCAAAAGCCACATTGGGCCGCCAGTGTAGAGGGCAAAACCAGGGCACAGAGTGGGGTACAACCATTGCCACCGTCCCCTGTCAAAGGCTCACCCAGCACGGGACAGAAACAGAGCAGGAGCAGTCATGAGACCCTGAAGCTCCTCAGAGAGACACAGAAACTGTGCTCTAGCCTCCGCAGACAGGACATCACATGGGAGACATAG